From Megalobrama amblycephala isolate DHTTF-2021 linkage group LG8, ASM1881202v1, whole genome shotgun sequence, the proteins below share one genomic window:
- the LOC125274262 gene encoding TRAF-interacting protein with FHA domain-containing protein A-like, translated as MNNNSKLETEELCTCLHIHLYHPDQASCPLFRNLPLNQPYKMDAEDPLRLGRDGQTCIFVLNDTSVSRKQLSIQAYRKAGSTFLSFMIQNMSQKVKLMVGGFELRYLERAELDDKAFLRFGRYELLIWQEPGDSANTFEVLFETCNTPPSQELGIDVPCNLPVMDTGVPWRNLENEAPASQEPLESDETVVLV; from the coding sequence ATGAATAACAATAGCAAACTTGAAACTGAAGAACTGTGTACCTGTCTTCATATACATCTCTACCACCCTGATCAAGCCAGTTGCCCCCTGTTCCGTAACCTGCCCCTAAATCAACCATACAAAATGGACGCTGAAGATCCACTAAGGCTTGGCCGTGATGGACAGACCTGCATCTTTGTCCTGAATGACACCTCTGTCTCCAGAAAACAGCTCTCCATACAGGCGTACAGGAAAGCTGGcagcactttcttgagctttatGATCCAAAACATGAGCCAGAAGGTCAAACTCATGGTCGGTGGGTTTGAACTGAGATACCTCGAAAGAGCTGAGCTTGACGATAAGGCGTTCCTCCGCTTTGGAAGATACGAACTGCTGATTTGGCAGGAGCCAGGAGATTCAGCGAATACATTTGAAGTCCTGTTTGAAACATGCAATACACCCCCTTCACAGGAACTGGGAATAGATGTGCCGTGCAATCTTCCTGTTATGGACACTGGTGTGCCATGGAGAAACCTTGAGAATGAAGCACCTGCAAGCCAAGAACCGCTGGAGTCAGATGAGACAGTTGTTTTAgtatag